Part of the Candidatus Brocadia sinica JPN1 genome, GAATCGGTAGACTACCCTGATTATGGATTACAGGCGGCACGCGCTGTGGGATCAGGGGAATGCGAACGGGCAATTCTGATCTGTGGCACCGGCATCGGAATGTCCCTCGTTGCAAACAAAGTAAGGGGTGTGCGAGCTGCATGCTGCCATAACCTGTATACGGTTGAGATGAGCCGAAGGCACAATGATTCCAATGTATTGTGCATTGGCGCTGATGTCATAGATGAAGAACTTTTGGAACAGAAGGTCAAGCTGTGGTTAGAAACCCCTTTTGAGGGCGGGAGACACGCCCGCCGCGTAGAAAAGATCATGGAAGTCGAAAACGGGGAAGGAATCTAGGTCTGGGTAATTGGTATTTTTTCTGTAAGTATCCAGATAGATCATACATACAAAACAACAACAGCTTTCATGTTGTACTTATGCCACACTTGTTTGGGAAACCCAGCCGATATGCTGTTCATACTTAATATGTGTTCTGGTTGATGATTCTACCGCTACATTCGTAAGCTATATAAGTTTCCTGAAAGAGATGTCAAAACTTTGACTACTTATTATTATTTACGGCATTGAACAATGTCCTGATTGGCAGGCGGGATTTGCATGCCAGGAACCTACTTCGTCACTGCAATTGATTTCCGGAAGAGCACCAGGCTATATGCAAAGAACCCAAGACCGATGGCAGTTACCATGAGGAACTGTAACCATACCGCGCTCAAGCCGCCGCCGCGATAAATGATCACCTGCGAAAAGCTGACAAAATGCCGTGAAGGCAGGAAGAAAGTGATATACTGCAGCCATTGTGGCTGGCTCTCGATAGGTGTATTCCCGCCCGAAAGAAGCATCATCAGGATGATTACCAGAACGATCAGCAGCGCAAACTGCGCCATGGATCGAGAAATCGTGCCCAGAAATACCCCCAGCGCCGTCGTGAAGAACAGATAGAGCACGACGCCAATGAACCACAGCACAACCGAACCGGCAAACGGCACCTGCAGCACTGTCCTCACCACCAAAAAGAGTGAAAACCCCGTCGCGACGAGAATCATCAGGCCGTTGGCCCAC contains:
- the rpiB gene encoding ribose 5-phosphate isomerase B, with protein sequence MKIALASDHRGFDFKQRVASMLTQMGHTVKDFGTNKNSESVDYPDYGLQAARAVGSGECERAILICGTGIGMSLVANKVRGVRAACCHNLYTVEMSRRHNDSNVLCIGADVIDEELLEQKVKLWLETPFEGGRHARRVEKIMEVENGEGI